The following coding sequences lie in one Pseudomonas svalbardensis genomic window:
- a CDS encoding circularly permuted type 2 ATP-grasp protein: MPDLLDRYPLTAGTYHELLDDSGAVRPHWRGLFDQLQRSTPTQLVQRQALLTRQIQENGVTYNVYADPKGADRPWELDLLPHVIAADEWQQLSAGIAQRARLLNAVLADLYGPQRLIAEGLLPAELVFGHNNFLWPCQGIRPPDGAFLHLYAVDLARTPDGRWWVTADRTQAPSGAGYALENRTIVSRAFPELYRDLKVQHLAGFFRTLQETLARQAPSDDEAPLIVLLTPGRFNESYFEHLYLARQLGYPLVEGGDLTVRDATVYLKTLSGLRRVHAIMRRLDDDFCDPLELRTDSALGVPGLLEAVRRGRVLVANALGSGVLESPGLLGFLPKINQFLFGEELILPSIATWWCGEAPVLAQALEKLPKLLIKPAFPSQSFTPIFGRDLSEKQRQELAERMQARPYAYVAQELAQLSQAPIWQAEDGHLQPRAIGMRVYAVASREGYRVLPGGLTRVAAEADAEVVSMQRGGASKDTWVLGDRPPSGEQWKTQRTIGVHDLVRRDPYLPSRVVENLFWFGRYCERCDDSARLLRIMLARYVDGDDPQALEAAVDLGERLMLLPDEGELPERLLAALLGDDWSFSLRSNLQRLQWAASQVRGKLSRENWQALVELQREAMELEAEEPDFGELLDFLNRLVMSLAALSGFALDDMTRDEGWRFLMIGRRIERLQFLSASLAAFLRGASAFDQAGLEWLLELGNSSITYRSRYLAVAQLIPVLDLLLLDEQNPHAVLFQLKLVTRTLKRLNDDFGVPREAGLPQLVERLAQFDLGCLENSLFGEASVRAAIEGLADLLQEIADASGQVSDRLALRHFAHVDDVSQRTVSV; the protein is encoded by the coding sequence ATGCCTGACCTGCTTGACCGCTACCCGCTGACGGCGGGCACTTATCACGAACTGCTCGACGACAGTGGTGCTGTACGCCCGCACTGGCGGGGGTTGTTCGATCAACTGCAACGCAGCACGCCAACGCAATTGGTGCAGCGTCAGGCGCTGCTGACCCGGCAGATCCAGGAAAACGGCGTGACGTACAACGTCTACGCCGACCCCAAGGGTGCCGATCGGCCGTGGGAACTCGATCTGCTACCGCACGTGATTGCTGCGGATGAATGGCAGCAGTTATCGGCCGGGATCGCCCAGCGGGCACGCTTGCTCAATGCTGTGCTGGCAGATTTGTACGGCCCGCAACGCTTGATCGCCGAGGGCCTGCTGCCTGCTGAGCTGGTTTTCGGTCACAACAATTTCCTCTGGCCCTGTCAGGGCATCAGGCCGCCCGACGGGGCTTTTCTGCATCTGTATGCCGTGGATCTGGCGCGTACACCCGACGGTCGCTGGTGGGTCACGGCGGACCGGACGCAAGCGCCATCCGGTGCCGGTTACGCCCTGGAAAACCGCACCATCGTGTCCCGGGCCTTTCCCGAGTTGTACCGAGATTTGAAAGTGCAGCACCTGGCCGGGTTCTTCCGCACGCTTCAGGAAACCCTGGCCCGTCAGGCGCCGAGTGATGACGAAGCGCCGCTGATCGTGCTGCTGACACCGGGACGTTTCAACGAAAGCTATTTCGAACACCTCTATCTGGCGCGTCAGCTCGGTTACCCGCTGGTAGAGGGCGGCGACCTGACCGTCCGGGATGCCACGGTCTACCTGAAAACCTTGAGCGGACTGCGCCGGGTCCACGCGATCATGCGGCGCCTCGACGATGACTTCTGCGATCCGCTGGAGCTGCGCACTGACTCGGCCCTTGGCGTGCCGGGATTGCTGGAAGCGGTACGTCGAGGGCGGGTGCTGGTGGCCAACGCCCTCGGCAGCGGCGTGCTGGAGTCGCCGGGGTTGTTGGGCTTTCTGCCGAAGATCAATCAATTCCTGTTCGGCGAAGAACTGATTCTGCCCTCCATCGCGACCTGGTGGTGCGGTGAAGCACCGGTGCTGGCTCAGGCCCTGGAAAAATTGCCGAAGTTGTTGATCAAACCGGCGTTCCCGTCACAGAGCTTCACGCCAATATTTGGTCGCGATTTGAGTGAAAAACAGCGTCAGGAACTGGCCGAGCGCATGCAGGCCCGGCCTTACGCCTATGTTGCGCAAGAATTGGCTCAGCTCTCTCAAGCCCCGATCTGGCAGGCTGAAGACGGTCATCTGCAACCTCGGGCCATCGGCATGCGCGTGTACGCAGTGGCCAGCCGTGAGGGTTATCGGGTTCTACCTGGCGGCCTCACCCGGGTTGCCGCCGAAGCTGACGCCGAAGTGGTGTCGATGCAGCGTGGTGGCGCGAGCAAAGACACCTGGGTGTTGGGCGATCGCCCGCCGAGCGGTGAGCAATGGAAAACCCAGCGCACGATCGGTGTGCACGACCTGGTGCGACGGGATCCGTATCTGCCTTCGCGAGTGGTGGAAAACCTGTTCTGGTTCGGCCGTTATTGCGAGCGCTGTGATGACAGCGCGCGGCTGCTGCGAATCATGCTGGCACGGTATGTCGATGGCGACGACCCGCAAGCCCTGGAGGCGGCAGTCGACTTGGGCGAGCGGTTGATGTTGTTGCCTGATGAAGGCGAGTTGCCGGAGCGTTTGCTGGCGGCATTGCTCGGTGATGACTGGTCGTTCAGCCTGCGCTCCAACCTGCAACGTTTGCAGTGGGCGGCCTCGCAGGTGCGCGGCAAGCTTTCGCGGGAAAACTGGCAAGCGCTGGTGGAGTTGCAGCGCGAAGCCATGGAGCTGGAAGCCGAAGAGCCGGATTTCGGCGAGTTGCTGGATTTCCTCAACCGTCTGGTGATGTCCCTGGCGGCGTTATCCGGTTTCGCCCTCGACGACATGACCCGGGACGAAGGCTGGCGCTTCCTGATGATTGGCCGCCGGATCGAACGCCTGCAATTTCTCAGCGCCAGCTTGGCGGCGTTTCTGCGCGGAGCCAGTGCTTTCGATCAGGCCGGCCTGGAATGGCTGCTGGAACTGGGCAACAGCAGCATCACTTACCGTTCGCGGTATCTGGCGGTGGCGCAACTGATCCCGGTGCTTGACCTGTTGCTGCTCGACGAGCAGAACCCCCACGCCGTGCTGTTTCAGTTGAAACTGGTGACTCGAACCTTGAAACGCTTGAATGACGACTTCGGCGTGCCTCGCGAAGCGGGGTTGCCACAGTTGGTGGAACGCTTGGCACAGTTCGATCTGGGATGCCTGGAGAACTCGCTGTTCGGCGAAGCCAGCGTTCGGGCGGCCATTGAGGGGCTGGCCGACCTGTTGCAAGAGATCGCGGACGCCAGCGGGCAAGTGTCGGATCGTCTGGCCTTGCGCCATTTCGCCCATGTCGATGACGTCAGCCAGCGCACGGTGTCCGTCTGA
- a CDS encoding transglutaminase family protein translates to MSAHYQILHDTHYHYDSPVSLAQQLAHLWPRSCAWQRCTEQQLRISPDPTTRRDELDVFGNPLTRLAFERPHDELLVNARLTVEVLARPALDFNQSPAWEETRKALTYSSQPLSPELLEACRYRFESPYVHLKRNFVEFSESCFPPGRPLLLGVQALMEKIFSEFTFDAEATQVATPLVEVLERRRGVCQDFAHLMLACVRSRGLAARYISGYLLTQPPPGQPRLIGADASHAWVSVFCPVLGWVDFDPTNNVQPALEHITLAWGRDFSDVSPLRGVILGGGNHDPEVRVTVMPLD, encoded by the coding sequence ATGAGCGCCCATTACCAGATTCTCCACGACACCCATTATCACTACGACAGCCCGGTCTCTCTGGCTCAGCAGCTTGCGCACCTGTGGCCGCGGTCGTGTGCCTGGCAGCGCTGCACCGAGCAGCAACTGCGGATCAGTCCCGACCCGACGACCCGCCGCGATGAACTGGATGTGTTCGGCAATCCGCTGACCCGGTTGGCGTTCGAGCGGCCGCATGATGAATTGCTGGTCAATGCCCGGCTCACCGTCGAAGTGCTGGCCCGGCCTGCGCTGGATTTCAATCAATCCCCCGCCTGGGAAGAAACCCGCAAGGCGCTGACCTACAGCAGTCAGCCGCTCTCCCCCGAATTGCTGGAAGCGTGTCGTTACCGGTTCGAATCGCCCTACGTGCATTTGAAGCGCAACTTCGTCGAGTTTTCCGAAAGCTGTTTTCCACCGGGTCGGCCGCTGCTGTTGGGTGTACAGGCGCTTATGGAGAAGATCTTCAGCGAGTTCACCTTCGATGCCGAGGCGACCCAAGTGGCGACGCCGCTGGTGGAAGTGCTGGAGCGCCGGCGCGGTGTTTGTCAGGACTTCGCTCACCTGATGCTCGCGTGTGTGCGCTCCCGTGGGTTGGCGGCGCGGTACATCAGTGGCTATCTGCTGACCCAGCCACCACCGGGCCAGCCGCGACTGATCGGCGCCGATGCGTCACATGCCTGGGTTTCAGTGTTTTGCCCGGTGCTCGGTTGGGTGGATTTCGACCCGACCAATAACGTGCAGCCGGCGCTGGAACACATCACCTTGGCCTGGGGCCGGGATTTTTCCGATGTCTCGCCGTTGCGTGGGGTGATTTTGGGCGGCGGCAACCATGACCCCGAAGTCCGTGTCACCGTGATGCCACTGGATTAA
- a CDS encoding TIGR00730 family Rossman fold protein yields MSLASVCVFCGASTGTNPAYREAAVALGRALAERKLTLVYGGGAVGLMGIVADAALAAGGEVIGIIPQSLKDKEIGHSGLTRLEVVDGMHARKARMAELSDAFIALPGGLGTLEELFEVWTWGQLGYHGKPLGLLEVNGFYSKLTSFLDHIVGEGFVRAPHRDMLQVSESPQTLLDELDAWQPTVVPKWIEQKPS; encoded by the coding sequence ATGTCTTTAGCGTCCGTTTGTGTATTTTGCGGTGCCAGCACTGGCACCAACCCGGCTTATCGTGAAGCGGCTGTCGCCTTGGGGCGAGCATTGGCCGAACGTAAGCTGACTCTGGTCTATGGCGGCGGTGCCGTCGGGCTGATGGGCATCGTCGCCGATGCTGCGCTGGCGGCCGGCGGTGAAGTAATCGGGATCATCCCGCAAAGCCTCAAAGACAAGGAAATCGGTCACAGCGGCCTGACTCGTCTGGAAGTGGTTGACGGCATGCATGCGCGCAAGGCGCGGATGGCCGAGCTCAGTGACGCCTTTATCGCCCTGCCCGGCGGCCTGGGCACGCTGGAAGAACTGTTCGAGGTCTGGACCTGGGGCCAGCTCGGGTATCACGGAAAACCGCTGGGGCTGCTGGAAGTGAACGGTTTCTATAGCAAATTGACCTCTTTTCTCGATCATATCGTCGGCGAAGGCTTCGTTCGCGCACCGCACCGTGACATGCTGCAAGTGAGCGAGTCGCCGCAAACCCTGCTTGATGAACTGGATGCCTGGCAGCCGACAGTGGTGCCAAAGTGGATCGAGCAAAAACCCAGCTAA
- the azu gene encoding azurin, translating into MFAKLVAVSLLTLASSQLMAAECKVTVDSTDQMSFDTKAIEIDKSCKTFTVELKHSGNLPKNVMGHNWVLSKEADMQPIATAGLAAGIDKNYLPEGDARIIAHTKIIGAKETDSVTFDVSKLDAGEKYGFFCSFPGHISMMKGTVTLK; encoded by the coding sequence ATGTTTGCCAAACTTGTTGCGGTATCCCTGCTGACACTGGCCAGCAGCCAATTGATGGCTGCCGAATGCAAGGTCACTGTCGACTCGACTGATCAAATGTCCTTCGATACCAAGGCCATTGAAATCGACAAAAGCTGCAAGACGTTCACCGTGGAGCTGAAACACTCCGGCAACCTGCCAAAAAACGTCATGGGTCACAACTGGGTGCTGAGTAAAGAGGCTGATATGCAGCCAATCGCTACCGCTGGCTTGGCCGCTGGCATCGACAAGAACTATTTGCCGGAAGGCGACGCGCGCATCATCGCCCACACCAAAATCATTGGCGCCAAGGAAACCGACTCGGTGACCTTCGACGTGTCGAAGCTCGATGCTGGCGAGAAGTACGGCTTCTTCTGCTCGTTCCCTGGCCACATCTCGATGATGAAAGGCACGGTTACCCTGAAGTAA
- the nadE gene encoding ammonia-dependent NAD(+) synthetase: MQAEQREIAEQLKVQPPFADQAALEAEVARRITFIQDCLVNSGLKSLVLGISGGVDSLTAGLLAQRAMRELRTRTGDDSYKFIAVRLPYETQFDEHDAQASVDFIAPDERHTVNIGPAVKSLASEVAAFEGKHAVSVDFVLGNTKARMRMVAQYTIAGAAHGLVIGTDHAAEAVMGFFTKFGDGACDLAPLSGLVKNQVRDIARSFGAPESLVEKIPTADLEDLSPGKPDEASHGVTYAEIDAFLHGEPVREEAFKIICETYKKTHHKRVMPFAP, from the coding sequence ATGCAAGCCGAACAGCGTGAGATTGCTGAACAGCTCAAGGTCCAGCCGCCGTTCGCCGACCAGGCCGCCCTCGAGGCTGAAGTCGCCCGGCGGATTACCTTCATCCAGGACTGCCTGGTCAATTCCGGGCTCAAGAGCCTGGTACTCGGCATCAGCGGCGGCGTCGATTCCCTGACCGCCGGCCTGCTGGCCCAGCGTGCCATGCGCGAACTGCGCACCCGCACAGGCGACGACAGCTACAAGTTCATCGCCGTGCGCCTGCCGTACGAAACCCAGTTCGACGAACACGACGCCCAGGCATCGGTGGATTTCATCGCCCCGGACGAGCGCCACACCGTGAACATCGGCCCGGCAGTCAAATCCCTGGCCAGTGAAGTCGCAGCCTTCGAAGGCAAGCACGCGGTCTCGGTGGATTTCGTGCTGGGCAACACCAAGGCTCGGATGCGCATGGTGGCCCAATACACCATCGCCGGCGCGGCCCATGGCCTGGTGATCGGCACTGACCACGCGGCGGAAGCGGTGATGGGTTTCTTCACCAAGTTTGGTGACGGCGCTTGCGACCTGGCGCCACTGAGCGGTCTGGTGAAAAACCAGGTCCGGGACATCGCCCGCAGCTTCGGCGCGCCGGAGTCGCTGGTGGAAAAGATCCCGACGGCCGACCTTGAAGACCTGTCGCCCGGCAAGCCGGACGAAGCGTCCCACGGCGTGACCTACGCCGAGATCGACGCGTTTTTGCATGGCGAGCCGGTGCGTGAGGAAGCGTTCAAGATCATTTGTGAAACGTATAAAAAGACTCATCACAAGCGAGTGATGCCGTTTGCGCCTTGA
- the pncB gene encoding nicotinate phosphoribosyltransferase: MSESVFGDRIVQNLLDTDFYKLTMMQAVLHNYPNVEVEWEFRCRNSEDLRPYLAEIRFQIERLAELSLSADQLSFMERISFMKPDFLRFLGLFRFNLRYIHTGIENGELFIRLRGPWLHVILFEVPLLSIVSEVRNRYRYREIVLEQAREQLYRKFDWLTANASAEELSELQVADFGTRRRFSYRVQEEVVNVLKHDFPGRFVGTSNVHLSRELDMKPLGTMAHEWIMAHQQLGPRLIDSQIAALDCWVREYRGLLGIALTDCITTDAFLSDFDLYFAKLFDGLRHDSGDPVLWAEKAIAHYHKLGIDPMSKTLVFSDSLTLPKSLEIFRALRGRINVSFGIGTNLTCDIPGVEPMSIVLKMAACNGQPVAKISDEPGKTHCKDPNFVAYLRHVFKVPAALSSTSSTSSKE; encoded by the coding sequence ATGAGCGAGAGCGTGTTTGGCGATCGCATCGTGCAGAACCTGCTCGACACCGACTTCTACAAACTGACGATGATGCAGGCGGTGCTGCACAACTACCCGAACGTGGAAGTCGAATGGGAGTTTCGTTGCCGTAACAGTGAAGATTTGCGCCCGTACTTGGCGGAAATCCGCTTCCAGATTGAGCGCCTTGCCGAGTTGAGCCTGAGCGCTGACCAGTTGAGTTTCATGGAGCGCATCAGCTTTATGAAACCGGATTTTCTGCGCTTTCTCGGGTTGTTCCGCTTCAATTTGCGCTACATCCACACCGGTATCGAAAACGGCGAGCTGTTCATCCGCCTGCGCGGGCCATGGCTGCACGTGATCTTGTTCGAGGTGCCGCTGCTGTCCATCGTCAGCGAAGTGCGCAACCGCTATCGCTACCGCGAGATCGTCCTGGAGCAGGCGCGCGAGCAGCTCTACCGTAAGTTCGACTGGCTCACCGCCAACGCCAGCGCGGAGGAATTGTCTGAATTGCAGGTCGCCGATTTCGGTACTCGCCGTCGCTTCTCGTACCGCGTGCAGGAAGAAGTGGTGAACGTGCTCAAGCACGATTTCCCCGGTCGTTTTGTCGGCACCAGCAACGTGCACCTTTCACGTGAGCTGGACATGAAGCCGTTGGGCACCATGGCCCACGAATGGATCATGGCCCACCAACAACTCGGCCCGCGGCTGATCGACAGTCAGATTGCCGCCCTCGATTGCTGGGTCCGCGAGTACCGTGGCCTGTTGGGGATCGCCCTCACCGACTGCATCACCACCGATGCCTTTCTCAGCGATTTCGACCTGTACTTCGCCAAGCTGTTTGACGGCCTGCGCCATGATTCCGGTGATCCGGTACTCTGGGCGGAAAAGGCCATCGCTCACTATCACAAGCTCGGCATCGACCCGATGAGCAAGACGCTGGTGTTCTCCGACAGCCTGACGCTGCCCAAGTCTCTGGAAATATTCCGGGCGTTGCGCGGTCGGATCAATGTCAGCTTTGGCATCGGCACCAACCTGACGTGCGATATTCCGGGTGTCGAACCGATGAGCATCGTGCTTAAAATGGCCGCCTGCAACGGCCAGCCGGTGGCAAAGATCTCCGATGAGCCTGGCAAGACTCACTGCAAAGACCCGAATTTCGTCGCCTATTTGCGACACGTTTTCAAAGTACCTGCCGCCCTTTCCAGTACATCAAGCACATCTAGCAAGGAGTGA
- a CDS encoding LysR family transcriptional regulator: MLNKRYLPSITALQCFEAVTRHLSFTRAAEELNLTQSAVSKQVAQLEELLQHLLFRRVRRRLQMTPAGDLYLVEVRKILTQVEMSTHYLRSYGGETEVLRVSTPPTFGARWLVPRLKGWRLRHPSIHLDLCSEQEADDLLQGRSDLAFYFGQGSRPGTECLKLFGEELVPVCAPGSLPDTPFTDPTQLTDLVLLQNASRPQAWHDWFDSQGYHTEHSYHGPRFETFYMCIRAAQVGCGVALLPRFLVEEELADGKLVIPWQHAMPSTDAYYLAYPEHSAEVPKVRDFVKWMLEQIDNPDIPQI; this comes from the coding sequence ATGCTGAATAAACGCTACTTGCCGTCGATCACCGCGCTGCAGTGTTTTGAGGCCGTAACCCGGCATTTGAGCTTCACCCGGGCGGCTGAAGAGCTGAACCTGACCCAGAGCGCTGTCAGCAAACAGGTCGCGCAACTCGAAGAATTGCTGCAGCACCTGTTGTTCCGCCGGGTTCGCCGACGCCTGCAAATGACCCCGGCCGGTGACTTGTACCTGGTGGAGGTAAGAAAAATCCTCACGCAGGTCGAGATGTCGACCCACTACCTTCGCTCCTACGGCGGTGAAACTGAAGTCCTGCGCGTCTCGACGCCTCCAACCTTCGGCGCGCGCTGGCTAGTGCCACGTTTGAAAGGCTGGCGCCTGCGCCATCCCTCGATCCATCTGGACCTGTGCAGCGAGCAGGAAGCCGACGATCTGCTGCAAGGTCGCAGCGACCTGGCGTTTTATTTCGGCCAAGGCTCACGACCCGGCACTGAATGCCTGAAGCTGTTCGGCGAAGAGCTGGTGCCAGTCTGCGCACCGGGCAGTCTGCCGGACACGCCGTTCACCGATCCTACGCAACTCACCGACCTGGTCCTGCTGCAAAACGCCTCCCGGCCCCAAGCCTGGCACGACTGGTTCGACAGTCAGGGCTACCACACCGAACACAGCTACCACGGCCCGCGTTTCGAAACCTTTTACATGTGCATCCGTGCGGCCCAGGTCGGTTGTGGTGTGGCGCTGTTGCCGCGGTTTCTGGTGGAAGAGGAATTGGCCGACGGCAAACTGGTCATACCCTGGCAGCACGCGATGCCGAGCACCGATGCCTATTACCTGGCGTATCCGGAGCATTCGGCGGAAGTGCCCAAAGTGCGGGATTTTGTGAAGTGGATGTTGGAGCAAATCGATAATCCGGACATACCGCAAATTTGA
- the amaB gene encoding L-piperidine-6-carboxylate dehydrogenase translates to MVAALLDRLGVNPALYQNGKVPVHSPIDGSQIAAVNWEGAAEVEQHISRADHAFELWRKVPAPRRGELVRQLGDILREYKADLGELVSWEAGKITQEGLGEVQEMIDICDFAVGLSRQLYGLTIASERPGHHMRETWHPLGVVGVISAFNFPVAVWAWNTALALVCGNPVIWKPSEKTPLTALACQALFDRVLKNFSDAPPHLSQVIIGGRDAGEALVDDPRVALISATGSTRMGREVAPKIAARFARSILELGGNNAMILGPSADLDMAVRAILFSAVGTAGQRCTTLRRLIAHESVKEEIVTRLKAAYSKVRIGNPLEGNLIGPLIDKHSFENMQDALEQALSEGGRVFGGKRQLEDKFPNAYYVSPAIVEMPEQSDVVCSETFAPILYVVGYKDFAEALRLNNAVPQGLSSCIFTTDVREAEQFMSAVGSDCGIANVNIGPSGAEIGGAFGGEKETGGGRESGSDAWRGYMRRQTNTVNYSLELPLAQGITFD, encoded by the coding sequence ATGGTTGCCGCATTGCTTGATCGTCTTGGTGTGAACCCGGCCCTGTACCAGAACGGCAAAGTGCCGGTGCATTCGCCGATCGATGGCAGCCAGATCGCCGCCGTGAACTGGGAAGGCGCCGCTGAAGTCGAGCAGCACATCAGTCGTGCAGATCATGCGTTCGAATTGTGGCGCAAGGTCCCGGCCCCGCGCCGTGGCGAACTGGTCCGCCAACTGGGCGATATCTTGCGTGAATACAAGGCCGACCTCGGCGAGCTGGTGTCCTGGGAAGCCGGCAAGATCACTCAGGAAGGTCTGGGTGAAGTTCAGGAAATGATCGACATCTGCGATTTCGCCGTCGGCCTGTCCCGTCAGCTGTACGGTTTGACCATCGCTTCCGAGCGTCCTGGCCACCACATGCGCGAAACCTGGCACCCGCTGGGCGTCGTTGGCGTCATCAGCGCGTTCAACTTCCCGGTGGCGGTCTGGGCCTGGAACACCGCGCTGGCGCTGGTCTGCGGCAACCCGGTGATCTGGAAACCGTCGGAGAAAACTCCGCTGACCGCACTGGCCTGTCAGGCGCTGTTCGACCGCGTATTGAAGAACTTCAGCGACGCGCCTCCGCACCTGAGCCAAGTGATCATCGGCGGCCGTGATGCCGGCGAAGCCCTGGTCGATGACCCGCGTGTCGCGCTGATCAGCGCCACCGGCAGCACCCGCATGGGCCGCGAAGTGGCACCGAAAATCGCCGCACGTTTCGCTCGCAGCATTCTGGAACTGGGCGGCAACAACGCAATGATCCTCGGCCCAAGCGCCGACCTGGACATGGCCGTACGAGCCATCCTGTTCAGCGCCGTCGGCACTGCCGGTCAGCGTTGCACCACGTTGCGTCGCCTGATTGCCCATGAATCGGTGAAAGAAGAAATCGTCACCCGCCTGAAAGCCGCTTACTCCAAAGTGCGCATTGGCAATCCACTGGAAGGCAATCTGATTGGTCCGCTGATCGACAAGCACAGCTTCGAAAACATGCAGGATGCGCTTGAGCAGGCCTTGAGCGAAGGCGGCCGGGTGTTTGGCGGCAAGCGCCAGCTGGAAGACAAATTCCCTAACGCTTATTACGTCTCGCCGGCCATCGTCGAAATGCCGGAGCAGAGCGACGTGGTTTGCAGCGAAACCTTCGCACCGATTCTGTACGTGGTCGGTTACAAGGATTTCGCCGAAGCGCTGCGCCTGAACAACGCCGTGCCACAAGGCTTGTCCTCGTGCATCTTCACCACTGACGTACGTGAAGCCGAACAGTTCATGTCGGCGGTGGGCAGTGACTGCGGCATCGCTAACGTCAACATCGGCCCGAGCGGCGCGGAAATCGGCGGGGCGTTTGGCGGTGAAAAAGAAACGGGCGGTGGTCGTGAATCTGGTTCCGATGCATGGCGCGGCTACATGCGCCGTCAGACCAACACCGTGAACTATTCGCTGGAGTTACCGTTGGCTCAGGGCATTACGTTCGACTAA
- the amaA gene encoding L-pipecolate oxidase, with translation MPLREECLWEKLTPQRPDNAALKGEVTVDVCVIGAGFTGLSAAVHLLEKGKSVCVLEAHRAGHGGSGRNVGLVNAGMWIPPDEIEAGFGEAVGSQLNRMLGAAPSLVFSLVDKYNIDCQLRREGTLHMAHNARGEADLRSREEQWKRRGAPVELLTGQACEQATGTKKIAAALLDRRAGTINPMAYTTGLAKAAIGLGGQLFDHSPVTRLERQGQRWSVQTAQGSVLAEQVVIASNAYTEGDWTELRRNFFPGYYYQVASVPLTEEAAQQILPGGQGSWDTRQVLSSVRRDKDGRLLLGSLGNGNQKPTWFLKAWADRVQQHYFPYLKPVEWECTWTGCIAFTPDHLMRLFEPAPGLVAVTGYNGRGVTTGTVVGKAFADYLCNGNPQALPIPFAPMQPLAGVGLRSCLYEAGFSLYHAGQCLRIVI, from the coding sequence ATGCCGTTACGCGAAGAGTGTCTGTGGGAAAAACTGACGCCGCAAAGGCCTGACAACGCGGCGCTCAAGGGCGAGGTGACGGTGGATGTCTGCGTCATCGGCGCCGGTTTCACCGGTCTGTCGGCGGCGGTGCATCTGCTGGAAAAAGGCAAAAGCGTCTGTGTACTGGAGGCCCATCGCGCCGGTCATGGCGGATCGGGGCGCAATGTCGGGCTGGTCAATGCCGGAATGTGGATTCCACCGGACGAGATCGAAGCTGGGTTTGGCGAGGCGGTCGGCAGTCAGCTTAATCGCATGCTCGGTGCAGCACCGTCCCTGGTGTTCAGCCTTGTGGATAAGTACAACATCGATTGCCAGTTACGCCGTGAAGGCACATTGCACATGGCGCACAACGCCCGTGGCGAAGCGGACTTGCGCAGTCGTGAAGAACAATGGAAACGTCGCGGCGCGCCGGTTGAACTGCTGACCGGTCAAGCCTGCGAACAAGCGACGGGTACCAAAAAGATCGCCGCTGCGCTGCTCGATCGACGTGCCGGCACGATCAACCCAATGGCTTACACGACGGGGCTGGCCAAAGCGGCCATCGGTCTCGGCGGTCAGTTGTTCGATCATTCCCCGGTGACCCGACTCGAACGTCAGGGCCAGCGCTGGTCGGTACAAACCGCTCAGGGTTCAGTGCTTGCCGAGCAAGTCGTGATTGCTTCTAACGCCTACACCGAAGGTGACTGGACGGAATTGCGGCGTAACTTCTTCCCCGGTTATTACTATCAAGTGGCGTCGGTCCCGCTGACCGAAGAGGCTGCGCAGCAAATTCTCCCGGGTGGCCAGGGTTCCTGGGACACCCGCCAGGTCCTCAGCAGTGTTCGTCGCGATAAGGATGGCCGTCTGCTGCTCGGCAGTCTCGGTAATGGCAATCAGAAGCCGACCTGGTTCCTCAAAGCCTGGGCCGACCGGGTTCAGCAGCACTACTTTCCTTATCTCAAACCGGTGGAATGGGAATGTACCTGGACCGGTTGCATCGCCTTCACCCCCGATCATTTGATGCGTTTGTTCGAGCCGGCGCCCGGTTTGGTGGCAGTCACCGGTTACAACGGCCGGGGCGTCACTACCGGCACAGTCGTCGGCAAAGCCTTTGCCGATTATCTGTGTAACGGAAATCCTCAAGCACTGCCGATTCCCTTTGCGCCCATGCAGCCATTGGCGGGCGTGGGATTGCGCAGCTGTCTGTACGAGGCCGGATTCTCGCTGTATCACGCAGGCCAGTGCCTGCGGATCGTTATTTGA